In Rutidosis leptorrhynchoides isolate AG116_Rl617_1_P2 chromosome 2, CSIRO_AGI_Rlap_v1, whole genome shotgun sequence, one genomic interval encodes:
- the LOC139888917 gene encoding uncharacterized protein, which translates to MDLEDELVVMLIICWYWMINNLQRNERIRDNTSALSGHAYTQELLTGSNTQCHEMMRLSRDAYVLLCNHFKQKNWLTSSRTISVEEKMAMFLITLGHNESSRAIKRGFQHSTQTIHKCFHEVRRAMMKFAREIIVPTSSEATTNMSQRNRILREKLPGAVGALDGTLIHAVVPLNQQTRYRGRGKGECYQNVLGICDFDMIFTFVWAGWEGIAHDARVLTEVAYNPTSGFPFPPPDKYYLCDTAYSNTRGFLTPYRNTRYWLADFRRRRAINKEEKFNHVHAQLRNVIERAYGALKKRFQILRDMAPYPFPIQRDVVIACFAIHNFIRKYNIYDEVFPEFEDDEEPSEENEQQNMQGVEWGSQGTQFMNNLLEEIANQLFSNEKIVNN; encoded by the exons ATGGATTTGGAAGACGAACTTGTGGTTATGCTCATTATATGTTGGTATTGGATGATAAATAATTTACAAAGAAATGAAAGGATTAGAGATAACACTTCGGCATTGAGTGGGCATGCGTATACTCAAGAATTATTAACCGGATCAAATACACAATGTCATGAAATGATGCGTCTTTCTCGTGATGCATATGTGTTGTTATGCAACCATTTTAAACAAAAAAATTGGTTGACAAGTAGTAGGACCATAAGTGTTGAAGAGAAGATGGCAATGTTTTTGATAACTTTAGGTCACAATGAAAGTTCTCGAGCGATTAAACGGGGATTCCAACACTCTACACAAACTATTCACAAATGTTTCCATGAAGTACGGCGTGCAATGATGAAATTTGCAAGGGAAATTATAGTGCCAACTTCCTCAGAAGCAACAACGAATATGTCACAACGCAATAGAATTCTAAGAGAAAAACTTCCG GGGGCGGTAGGTGCATTGGACGGAACACTTATACATGCAGTTGTACCACTTAATCAACAAACTCGTTATAGAGGTAGAGGAAAAGGTGAATGTTATCAAAATGTCTTGGGAATATGTGATTTTGATATGATATTTACATTCGTCTGGGCCGGATGGGAGGGCATAGCACATGATGCTAGAGTTTTAACGGAAGTAGCTTATAACCCAACGTCTGGCTTTCCATTTCCTCCACCAG ataaatattatctttgtGATACCGCCTACTCCAACACCCGTGGATTTTTGACTCCGTATCGCAATACAAGATATTGGTTAGCGGATTTTCGGCGTCGACGAGCCATAAATAAAGAAGAAAAGTTCAACCATGTTCATGCACAACTTAGAAATGTAATTGAGCGTGCGTATGGTGCTTTAAAGAAAAGATTTCAAATTTTACGAGATATGGCTCCTTATCCTTTTCCAATACAAAGGGACGTTGTGATCGCGTGTTTTGCGATTCATAATTTTATTAGAAAATACAACATTTATGATGAAGTGTTTCCAGAATTTGAGGATGATGAGGAACCATCCGAAGAAAATGAGCAACAAAATATGCAAGGAGTTGAATGGGGTTCCCAAGGCACTCAATTTATGAACAATCTACTTGAAGAAATTGCTAATCAACTCTTTTCAAATGAAAAAATCGTTAATAATTAG
- the LOC139888918 gene encoding uncharacterized protein, which produces MCSWKNVAEKLKEEHGFIADQRQMKNRFDYLKGKFNVWTKLHNKTGDVYDPVTKKFNLTKEEWEIEIKLNKYAEPLKNAPLLYPDLCAQLFDGATVTGLDGWGPASTLPHPQEAHDDLEINEEPLISTKEPNAMSQECSSTRSPTQSKKRKRKDVNHNIMVVAEDISNIANMMMEKHKGDDMSACIDKLEKLGWEPNNPMYETALLLFGESADFRKLWLVLKPESCESWIRNAGKKYGLLTFWFD; this is translated from the exons ATGTGTTCATGGAAAAACGTTGCAGAAAAGCTTAAAGAAGAACATGGTTTTATTGCGGATCAACGACAAATGAAGAACCGTTTTGACTATCTTAAAGGAAAGTTTAACGTGTGGACAAAGTTACACAACAAAACTGGAGATGTCTATGACCCAGTAACAAAGAAGTTCAATCTTACAAAAGAAGAATGGGAGATAGAGATAAAG TTGAACAAGTATGCGGAACCCCTAAAGAATGCACCTTTGTTGTATCCCGATCTCTGTGCTCAACTATTTGATGGAGCAACTGTTACCGGGCTTGATGGTTGGGGACCGGCATCTACCTTACCTCATCCACAAGAAGCTCATGATGATCTCGAAATAAATGAGGAACCACTGATTTCAACAAAAGAACCAAATGCTATGTCACAAGAGTGTTCCTCAACTCGCTCTCCAACTCAAagcaaaaaaagaaaaaggaaagaTGTCAATCATAACATCATGGTTGTTGCTGAAGATATATCTAATATCGCAAATATGATGATGGAGAAACATAAAGGAGATGACATGAGTGCTTGCATTGACAAATTGGAGAAACTTGGTTGGGAACCAAACAATCCAATGTATGAGACTGCACTATTACTTTTTGGTGAAAGTGCTGACTTTAGGAAACTTTGGTTGGTACTAAAGCCTGAAAGCTGTGAAAGTTGGATTAGAAATGCTGGAAAAAAGTATGGGTTGTTGACTTTTTGGTTCGATTAG